The following coding sequences are from one Lycium ferocissimum isolate CSIRO_LF1 chromosome 3, AGI_CSIRO_Lferr_CH_V1, whole genome shotgun sequence window:
- the LOC132050784 gene encoding uncharacterized protein LOC132050784: protein MSENPNCSVYVGNLDERVGDRVLYNILIQAGHVINLYIPHDRKTDKPKGFAFVKYETEEIANYAVKLFSGLVTLYNRTLIFSISGQHKPSNNLSILSRSRPHLAVPYNNDKGFSANTVRLSTSCRSDYDGNNYDYGRRVFGVASDNIDLNSWSYRAHSRLGQYNTRV from the exons ATGAGTGAGAACCCTAATTGCAGTGTTTATGTGGGAAATTTAGATGAAAGAGTAGGCGATCGCGTGCTATATAATATTCTAATTCAAGCAGGTCATGTTATTAACTTGTACATTCCTCATGATAGGAAAACTGATAAACCTAAAGGTTTTGCCTTCGTTAAATATGAGACAGAAGAAATTGCAAATTATGCTGTGAAGCTTTTTTCTGGTTTGGTAACGCTCTACAATAGAACATTAATATTTTCTATTTCTGGGCAACACAAGCCCTCAAATAACTTAAGTATTCTCTCTAGGTCAAGGCCTCATCTTGCAGTACCTTATAATAATGATAAGGGATTTTCAGCAAATACTGTGAGGTTGTCAACTTCATGCCG ATCAGATTATGATGGCAATAATTATGATTACGGTCGAAGAGTGTTTGGGGTTGCTTCGGATAATATAGATTTGAACTCGTGGAGTTATAGGGCGCACTCTAGGTTGGGCCAATATAATACCCGTGTGTAA
- the LOC132049422 gene encoding protein SMAX1-LIKE 3-like codes for MRTGGCTIQQALTIEATSVVKQAVTLAKRRGHGQVTPLHVASNMLSSSNGIFKTACLQSHSHPLQCKALELCFNVALNRLPASSSSPMLLGQQYHHHHHHSQYPSISNALVAAFKRAQAHQRRGSIENQQQPLLAVKIELEQLIISILDDPSVSRVMREAGFDSTQVKTNVEQVVSLELCSQNNPSPKPKENSKISPFPIKDEDVMSVVESLINKRRRNIVMVSECVDNLEGVIKGVMNKVENRDVPDDLKEIKFISLPLSTFGNIQREEVDQRIGELTCLIKSLVAKGVVLYLGDLKWIADYRANNGERRIISYYCSVEHMIMEIGRLVCSFGEIEKFWLVGIATFQTYMRCKSGNNSLESVWGLHPVTVPGGSLGLSLNPDSDTQIELRSKTSEGEFSCGEEKQLTCYCNSESTLSNIPSWLKDERQKKYYTTSNNHHDQNCVSVKDLHKKWNSTTCNLPFWANRKTCETISSSPNSASNSSDLIIETDCSVPKFKEFNSENLNILSNAMEVIVPWQKEIIIQEIAATILQCRSRMIRRKEKSLTNEAKEETWLFFQGPDVHAKEKIARELANIVFGSYSNFVSIAMSNFCSNLRNKRSRDEQCWSYVDKFAQAISSNSHCVFYLEDLEEIDYSSLRGIKKAIERGSVTNLNGEEVSLDDAIIILSCENFGSKSRACSPNVKQKYEETTSPCVSLDLNLSIDDQYGSGGDLSIDDDIGILQSVDKCICFQNSRTIVE; via the exons ATGAGAACAGGAGGCTGCACGATACAACAAGCTCTAACAATAGAAGCAACAAGTGTTGTCAAACAAGCTGTTACACTTGCGAAACGGCGCGGCCATGGCCAAGTAACACCCCTCCATGTAGCAAGCAACATGCTCTCTTCTTCAAATGGCATATTCAAAACAGCTTGCCTTCAATCTCATTCTCATCCTCTCCAATGCAAAGCCCTAGAGCTTTGCTTCAACGTGGCACTCAATCGTCTTCCTGCTTCGTCTTCTAGTCCCATGTTATTgggccaacaatatcatcatcatcatcatcattctcAGTATCCTTCCATCTCTAACGCGCTTGTTGCTGCCTTCAAGCGAGCCCAAGCCCACCAAAGGCGGGGCTCGATTGAGAATCAGCAACAACCTCTTTTAGCTGTGAAAATAGAACTTGAACAACTTATCATTTCTATTTTAGATGATCCTAGTGTTAGTAGAGTCATGAGGGAAGCTGGTTTTGATAGTACTCAAGTTAAAACCAATGTTGAACAAGTTGTTTCTTTAGAACTTTGCTCTCAGAATAATCCTTCTCCTAAGCCTAAAGAAAATAGTAAAATAAGTCCGTTTCCAATTAAAGATGAGGATGTGATGAGTGTAGTGGAAAgtttaataaacaaaagaaggagaaatatTGTGATGGTTAGTGAATGTGTTGATAATTTAGAAGGTGTAATTAAAGGGGTAATGAATAAAGTTGAAAATAGAGATGTGCCTGATGATTTGAAGGAAATTAAGTTCATAAGCTTACCACTTTCAACTTTTGGTAATATCCAAAGAGAAGAAGTTGACCAGAGAATAGGAGAGTTGACTTGTCTTATTAAGAGTTTAGTAGCAAAAGGAGTTGTTTTGTACTTAGGTGATCTTAAATGGATTGCTGATTATAGAGCTAATAATGGGGAAAGGAGAATTATTAGCTACTATTGTTCTGTGGAGCACATGATTATGGAAATTGGGAGATTGGTATGTAGTTTTGGTGAAATTGAGAAATTTTGGCTTGTGGGAATTGCAACATTTCAAACTTACATGAGATGCAAAAGTGGTAACAATTCATTGGAATCTGTTTGGGGCCTGCATCCTGTTACCGTACCTGGTGGAAGTTTGGGCCTCAGTCTCAACCCTGACAG TGATACACAAATTGAACTTAGAAGTAAGACATCTGAAGGTGAATTCTCATGTGGAGAGGAAAAGCAACTGACTTGCTATTGTAATAGTGAATCTACATTGTCAAATATACCTTCATGGCTTAAAGATGAGAGGCAAAAAAAATACTATACTACttcaaataatcatcatgatcaG AACTGTGTATCAGTCAAAGATCTGCACAAGAAGTGGAATAGTACAACATGCAATTTGCCATTTTGGGCCAATAGAAAAACATGTGAGACAATTTCAAGTAGCCCTAATTCTGCATCTAATTCAAGTGATTTGATCATTGAGACGGACTGTTCTGTTCCAAAGTTCAAAGAGTTCAATTCTGAAAACTTGAACATTTTATCCAATGCAATGGAAGTAATTGTCCCATGGCAAAAGGAAATTATTATTCAAGAAATTGCTGCAACAATATTGCAATGCAGGTCCAGAatgataagaagaaaagaaaaatctttaaCTAATGAGGCAAAAGAAGAAACTTGGCTATTTTTCCAAGGTCCTGATGTTCATGCCAAGGAAAAAATTGCTAGAGAATTGGCCAATATTGTGTTTGGATCATACTCGAATTTCGTGTCGATTGCTATGAGCAATTTTTGTTCTAATTTAAGGAACAAAAGGTCAAGAGATGAACAGTGTTGGAGCTACGTTGATAAATTTGCTCAAGCAATTTCTTCTAATTCTCATTGTGTTTTCTACTTAGAGGATTTGGAGGAAATTGACTATTCTTCTCTAAGGGGAATCAAGAAGGCTATTGAAAGAGGATCAGTTACTAATTTAAATGGTGAAGAAGTGAGTCTTGATGATGCTATTATTATTTTGAGTTGTGAGAATTTTGGTTCTAAGTCAAGAGCTTGTTCACCTAATGTGAagcaaaaatatgaagaaactaCAAGTCCTTGTGTTTCTTTGGATTTGAATCTCTCTATTGATGATCAATATGGGAGTGGTGGAGATTTGTcaattgatgatgatattgggatTCTTCAAAGTGTTGACAAATGCATTTGTTtccaaaattcaagaactataGTAGAATAG